A window of Fictibacillus halophilus contains these coding sequences:
- a CDS encoding DUF5693 family protein: MKKVLFGLLIVCLLLTSPMIYERIKTESANNTYEVMVPYTDIEILKSEDVSAKKIYKGLKEAKVHSITLEPENLSSLETQGIVAVLSKSDIQNYFALTNNPNINSLPTTDGIFISYLKEGHRSEPYLQRAFKDKITEITANNQKFYFIEGKDTEDLKMEDKSLGYFSADAYEEITSNGFQVVPRIKNAFSSAEEEAHSSNDQMVNQLLKFPKNEVDKVLFIGKEVVGYDGSSKDKLVEYAKKLKANDYDVVTIEGTEQKGMQTFAKEMNYDVERLYSENRTSENAASERLSRAIKERNIRTVLVKVQKLDDKSADAEFKQVINEINDFHREAPGYFKTGEAQPFKDLKDYSLLHLFAFLGSSVYLALAAASVHKKLTWLGLIGGLVISTGYLLLGAGILLKGLALLVAVSGPIWAVLRIKELKDMKLAKLILHYLISAVIVFAGAWLVVTLMYGNPYLYKLEEFRGIKVLLALPILVTAVVLGLKINHASSIRKLISYFNSPVRYWHVLLFGMVAVVGAYYLSRSGNAGTASALELTFRSKLEEIMFVRPRTKEFLIGFPFFVFGLYLFRKHAGIASAFLVVGAIGFASMMNTFTHLHIPLLLSVLRSVYALAIGLVIGLIIIAVYKALRDKLYPYVRERWIQ, translated from the coding sequence TTGAAAAAAGTTTTATTCGGTCTATTGATAGTATGTTTGCTGCTTACTTCTCCTATGATTTATGAACGTATCAAGACGGAGTCAGCAAACAATACATATGAAGTAATGGTCCCCTATACAGATATTGAAATATTAAAGAGTGAAGATGTATCAGCAAAAAAGATCTATAAAGGTCTGAAAGAAGCGAAGGTCCACTCTATTACACTGGAGCCGGAAAACTTGTCGTCTCTAGAAACACAAGGTATCGTGGCTGTTTTAAGCAAGAGCGACATCCAAAATTATTTCGCGTTAACGAACAATCCTAATATCAATAGTCTTCCTACGACTGATGGGATTTTTATTAGTTATTTAAAAGAAGGTCACAGATCTGAACCTTATTTACAGCGTGCATTTAAAGATAAGATTACTGAGATTACAGCTAATAATCAAAAGTTTTATTTTATTGAAGGAAAAGATACTGAAGATTTAAAGATGGAAGACAAATCGTTAGGATACTTTAGTGCAGATGCGTACGAAGAAATTACATCTAACGGTTTTCAAGTAGTCCCTCGAATCAAGAATGCTTTTTCTTCTGCAGAAGAGGAGGCTCATTCTAGTAACGATCAAATGGTGAACCAGTTGTTAAAGTTCCCTAAAAACGAAGTAGACAAAGTTTTGTTTATAGGGAAAGAAGTGGTTGGTTATGATGGATCATCGAAAGATAAGTTGGTCGAGTATGCTAAAAAACTCAAAGCAAATGATTATGATGTGGTAACGATCGAAGGAACTGAGCAAAAGGGAATGCAAACTTTTGCTAAAGAAATGAATTATGATGTGGAAAGACTTTACTCAGAGAACAGAACCAGTGAAAATGCTGCTTCTGAGCGATTATCTCGAGCTATTAAAGAACGTAACATTAGAACCGTGTTAGTCAAAGTTCAAAAATTAGATGATAAGTCAGCTGATGCAGAATTTAAACAAGTGATTAACGAAATCAATGATTTCCATAGGGAAGCTCCAGGATATTTTAAAACTGGCGAAGCTCAACCTTTTAAAGATCTAAAGGATTATTCTTTATTACACCTGTTCGCATTTTTAGGAAGTTCGGTATACTTAGCGCTAGCCGCAGCTTCGGTTCACAAAAAGCTTACTTGGTTAGGCTTAATTGGCGGTTTGGTCATCTCTACAGGATACCTTCTATTAGGCGCAGGAATTTTATTAAAAGGGTTGGCCTTATTAGTAGCTGTGTCCGGTCCGATATGGGCAGTACTACGAATTAAAGAATTAAAGGATATGAAGCTTGCTAAACTTATTCTTCACTATCTGATCTCAGCTGTAATTGTCTTTGCTGGTGCATGGTTGGTTGTAACGCTTATGTATGGCAATCCATATTTGTACAAGCTTGAAGAATTCAGAGGCATTAAAGTATTGCTAGCACTACCGATCTTAGTAACCGCTGTTGTTCTCGGGTTGAAGATTAATCATGCGTCTTCTATAAGAAAACTTATCAGCTACTTTAACAGCCCAGTTCGTTATTGGCATGTATTGTTGTTCGGTATGGTTGCAGTAGTTGGAGCTTATTATTTAAGCCGTTCCGGAAACGCTGGAACAGCTAGTGCCCTTGAATTGACGTTCAGAAGCAAATTAGAAGAAATCATGTTCGTTCGTCCACGTACAAAAGAATTCTTAATCGGATTCCCGTTCTTTGTATTCGGACTGTATCTATTCCGCAAGCATGCTGGAATTGCAAGTGCATTCTTAGTGGTCGGTGCTATTGGTTTCGCATCAATGATGAATACATTCACGCATTTGCACATTCCGCTTCTGTTGTCAGTGTTGCGTTCGGTTTACGCACTAGCGATCGGATTAGTAATCGGACTTATTATCATAGCGGTTTACAAAGCGTTAAGAGATAAATTGTACCCGTACGTACGTGAAAGGTGGATACAATGA
- a CDS encoding glycosyltransferase family 4 protein produces the protein MTYWALLICFIASVLLTPVVKRFAFFVGATDKPNQRKVHQKIMPRLGGLAIFLSFLIGVLIVQPASQYTVPIVLGAIVIIITGVFDDIFELSPKVKLLGQIIAAGIVIYGGVEVHFINLPFDYRLSLGILGVPLTLLWIIGITNAINLIDGLDGLAAGVSSTVLITISGMAVYNGNVLVAALGIILLGSTLGFLVYNWHPAKIFMGDTGALFLGYMIAVLSLLGFKNITLFSLVVPIIILGVPISDTLFAIIRRFLNKKPLSAPDKSHLHHCLLNSGMSHRQTVLVIYAMSALFGLAAILFNLTTLWGSLLILSVLLLITQFIAERIGLVGKDHAPVNKFLRKIFYTLKAANPRVGK, from the coding sequence ATGACTTACTGGGCATTGTTAATATGTTTTATTGCGTCAGTACTCTTGACGCCTGTTGTAAAAAGGTTCGCCTTTTTCGTTGGTGCAACGGATAAGCCCAATCAGAGAAAAGTTCATCAAAAAATCATGCCGCGTTTAGGCGGTTTAGCCATCTTTCTCAGTTTCTTGATTGGAGTTCTGATCGTACAGCCGGCCAGCCAATACACGGTACCGATTGTACTCGGAGCAATCGTCATCATTATCACAGGTGTTTTTGATGACATTTTTGAACTTTCACCAAAAGTGAAACTGTTAGGGCAGATTATTGCCGCAGGTATCGTAATCTACGGTGGAGTAGAAGTTCATTTTATCAACTTACCGTTTGATTATCGTTTAAGCCTTGGAATTCTTGGAGTTCCACTAACACTTTTATGGATCATCGGAATCACGAATGCGATCAACTTAATCGATGGATTAGATGGTTTAGCAGCCGGTGTTTCTTCTACGGTATTGATTACCATCTCAGGTATGGCGGTCTATAACGGCAACGTTCTTGTTGCAGCACTTGGAATTATCTTATTAGGTAGTACGTTAGGATTCTTGGTTTACAACTGGCATCCAGCGAAGATTTTTATGGGAGACACTGGGGCGCTTTTCTTAGGATATATGATCGCTGTTCTATCTCTATTAGGATTTAAGAACATCACATTATTCTCACTCGTTGTACCAATCATCATTCTCGGTGTGCCGATCTCAGATACATTATTTGCGATCATCCGCAGATTCTTGAACAAGAAGCCATTATCTGCACCAGATAAGTCGCATTTGCATCACTGCTTATTAAATAGCGGAATGTCTCATCGTCAGACCGTGTTAGTGATCTACGCGATGAGCGCTTTATTTGGACTAGCAGCTATTCTTTTCAACTTAACAACATTATGGGGATCGTTACTAATCCTTTCTGTGTTACTGTTGATCACGCAATTTATTGCTGAACGTATCGGGCTGGTTGGTAAAGACCACGCACCGGTAAATAAGTTTTTACGAAAGATTTTCTATACACTCAAGGCAGCTAATCCGAGAGTCGGAAAATAA
- a CDS encoding putative polysaccharide biosynthesis protein, which produces MSKNTFIRGALILTIATFFSKFLGSVFRIPLQNIAGDDVLGIFSLVYPVYMTALILSVAGIPIAISKLISEARAKGEDTEIRNIFNTAGILAVIFGVLSFSFLYGFSYQIADILGGQETRSSLIVVSITLLVAPYMAVYRGFFQGYEDMKPTAYSQVIEQFIRVALVIVAAYYFVSIAADNETIAAGTMAGSAIAALISLIYLRIIFQKSKLKPGSDRPYTMKAFKSSSKRILKLSLPICVGALTMALLNVVDSLTIPSALQMAGKTAKETFYLNGIYARGTSLVQIATVFSTSIVLPLIPLITGKIAKNEMDDANRVINRSFNLTHLFSWPAAVGIAALTLPLNIALFTNDEGSLVVAIVSFSSVFTSLAVLGTGILQGINRPTAAAIIIVAAAIGKALLNFMLISQYGLLGAALATLIIYIVITGANAIVIKQTFKLPLINRSILTFIVASLIMGVAIGYPTLVMDLTSRLASLLYAGVAIIIGGALFAVFILLTKGMSVEELQSLPVIGKKLARFGRVSKNNG; this is translated from the coding sequence ATGAGTAAGAACACATTCATACGGGGAGCCTTAATCCTAACAATCGCGACATTTTTCTCTAAATTCCTTGGTTCTGTTTTTCGAATTCCCCTACAGAACATTGCGGGTGACGACGTTCTCGGTATATTCAGTCTCGTTTACCCTGTTTATATGACCGCACTTATCTTATCTGTAGCGGGGATTCCGATTGCGATCTCGAAACTCATTTCTGAGGCACGAGCGAAGGGTGAAGATACTGAGATTCGAAACATATTTAACACGGCAGGAATCTTGGCTGTTATTTTCGGAGTACTCTCGTTCAGCTTTTTGTACGGTTTTTCGTATCAGATCGCAGACATTCTTGGAGGGCAGGAAACGAGAAGTTCACTGATCGTCGTTTCCATTACACTTTTAGTCGCACCGTACATGGCGGTTTATCGAGGATTTTTCCAAGGCTATGAAGACATGAAGCCAACTGCTTATTCTCAAGTGATCGAGCAGTTTATTCGTGTGGCTCTCGTCATCGTTGCGGCTTATTATTTTGTTTCGATTGCTGCTGATAACGAGACGATCGCAGCGGGTACGATGGCAGGTTCAGCGATTGCTGCACTTATATCATTAATTTACTTAAGAATTATTTTTCAAAAGTCGAAACTTAAACCGGGCTCGGATCGTCCATATACTATGAAGGCATTTAAATCGTCGAGTAAGAGGATATTAAAGCTATCATTGCCGATTTGTGTCGGTGCGCTTACTATGGCATTACTTAACGTGGTGGACTCGCTTACGATTCCCTCAGCGCTACAAATGGCAGGAAAGACAGCGAAAGAAACCTTCTACTTAAATGGGATTTACGCGCGTGGTACATCACTCGTGCAGATCGCAACGGTTTTCTCAACGTCGATCGTTCTGCCTTTAATCCCATTGATTACGGGTAAAATAGCCAAAAACGAGATGGATGATGCGAATAGAGTTATTAATCGCTCATTTAACTTAACTCATTTATTTTCTTGGCCGGCAGCTGTTGGTATTGCCGCTTTGACACTTCCTCTAAACATCGCTCTTTTTACGAACGATGAAGGAAGCCTGGTTGTCGCGATCGTAAGTTTTAGTTCCGTATTCACGTCACTTGCCGTTCTTGGAACAGGAATTCTACAAGGAATCAACCGTCCAACAGCCGCTGCGATTATAATCGTTGCTGCTGCAATAGGTAAAGCACTGCTAAACTTTATGCTGATCTCACAATACGGACTGCTAGGAGCAGCACTTGCAACACTGATCATTTATATCGTGATAACAGGGGCTAACGCGATAGTCATTAAACAAACGTTTAAATTACCACTCATCAATCGTTCGATTCTTACGTTTATTGTAGCCAGCTTGATCATGGGCGTTGCTATCGGTTATCCGACATTGGTGATGGACTTGACTAGCCGTCTTGCAAGCTTATTGTATGCAGGTGTTGCGATAATAATCGGTGGTGCGCTTTTTGCGGTTTTCATTTTGCTGACAAAGGGTATGTCAGTAGAAGAATTACAATCTTTACCTGTTATCGGGAAGAAATTGGCTCGATTTGGCAGGGTTTCAAAAAATAATGGTTAA
- a CDS encoding WecB/TagA/CpsF family glycosyltransferase: MKNTVRILGVDFVNSTQSGFLNTLSGHLEREEKTFVVTANPEIVMKVREDAQYRAVVQKANYVTADGIGVVKAAGLLGKPLPERVTGFETFIGLLQIANEKGYSVYLLGAKDEVLQRTVAEIMTQYPNVKIAGAHHGFFDWKDDHIPNEIKRTKPDLIFTALGVPRQELWIGENMDKFEKGVFMGIGGSFDVLAGAVQRAPEIWQKMNLEWAYRLMKQPSRWKRQLSLPHFALKVIQQKVTGKHE, translated from the coding sequence TTGAAAAATACAGTGCGAATTTTGGGAGTAGATTTTGTTAACTCCACACAGAGCGGCTTCTTAAATACATTAAGCGGACATCTGGAAAGAGAAGAAAAGACCTTTGTTGTAACGGCAAACCCAGAGATCGTGATGAAGGTTAGGGAAGATGCTCAATATCGAGCAGTTGTTCAAAAAGCGAACTATGTAACGGCTGATGGAATTGGTGTCGTTAAAGCAGCTGGCTTACTTGGAAAGCCTCTGCCAGAACGTGTAACAGGCTTTGAGACGTTCATCGGACTTCTGCAGATTGCTAACGAAAAAGGATATAGTGTGTACCTGTTAGGTGCAAAAGATGAAGTACTTCAACGAACAGTTGCTGAAATCATGACACAGTATCCGAACGTGAAAATTGCTGGAGCTCATCACGGTTTCTTCGATTGGAAAGATGATCATATTCCAAACGAGATCAAACGTACTAAGCCTGATCTTATCTTCACTGCACTAGGTGTACCGAGACAGGAGCTTTGGATCGGAGAAAACATGGACAAGTTTGAAAAAGGCGTGTTCATGGGAATTGGTGGTTCATTTGATGTTCTTGCTGGAGCGGTTCAGCGTGCACCTGAAATTTGGCAGAAGATGAACTTAGAATGGGCTTACAGATTAATGAAGCAGCCTTCTCGCTGGAAACGCCAGTTGAGCCTTCCGCATTTTGCGTTAAAAGTCATTCAGCAAAAGGTGACAGGCAAGCATGAGTAA
- a CDS encoding S-layer homology domain-containing protein encodes MKKWLALFLLPFVLLFSSPVNAADDITDHYFEEDMRKLIDLGYLKGTVKDGQTFYEPDRAVTRAEFAAFLVRVLEAQNLEVINPKSFSDVKEGAWYYNVVQQAAEMNIVNGTPDGKFLPNATISREAMASMMNGAFEYKGIKLPESELTFKDASKIQSWALLSVKRMVSAKIIAGYGDNTFRPQDEATRGTTSAFLVRMMGELKSPPPPPPVPNFYLATVTADATTKVKEYETYEEAKAAATQSNHVVLKDNKVVYMKSGIVSPAQIYPHASTLYTSSALSANHFSLVAGTETEFIDASETWVKVKYNNTTGYFKMNQATLHPTVTVKGYSYYKADNGKLTHYTYNVNTNTYGSYEYGSSVGLPNGNYKSADGHTFKSVTDGKVYDQYQYFNVMPLYTKTSYTAEQLNDFVMNNKPSTVGSTPLETLGEDFKKAEAKYNVNAMYLLAHAIHETGWGNSDLARNKKNLFGLKAYDGNAYENGAEFPTYEASIEELVTEFLLKPNEGYFMDSWKSNGEVLGNKELGMNVRYASDPYWGQKIAGYMYRMDTYFGKKERNQFKIAATLTDGVRVRSEATALKSNELYKVAKTGTPVLVLNEVSTLTGEGTWYDIAPKNLNGVSNPKAFVYSHGGSYGTNMKLLPLAK; translated from the coding sequence TTGAAAAAATGGTTGGCTTTGTTTTTGTTGCCATTCGTTCTGTTGTTCAGCTCGCCGGTAAACGCGGCTGACGACATTACAGATCACTATTTTGAGGAAGACATGAGAAAGCTTATTGATCTGGGATACTTAAAAGGCACGGTAAAAGATGGACAAACATTCTATGAACCAGATCGTGCAGTAACGCGAGCAGAATTTGCTGCGTTCTTAGTTCGTGTGTTAGAAGCACAGAACTTAGAAGTGATTAACCCTAAGAGCTTTTCCGATGTGAAAGAAGGGGCTTGGTATTATAACGTTGTACAACAAGCAGCTGAAATGAACATCGTTAACGGAACGCCTGATGGGAAATTTTTACCTAATGCAACAATTTCAAGAGAAGCCATGGCTTCTATGATGAATGGAGCTTTTGAATATAAGGGTATTAAACTACCAGAATCCGAGCTTACATTTAAAGATGCTTCAAAAATTCAAAGCTGGGCGTTGCTTTCTGTAAAACGAATGGTTTCTGCAAAAATTATTGCTGGATATGGAGATAATACGTTCCGTCCACAAGATGAGGCGACAAGAGGAACGACAAGTGCATTCTTAGTTCGTATGATGGGTGAACTGAAGAGCCCACCACCTCCACCTCCTGTACCAAACTTTTACCTTGCTACAGTAACAGCAGATGCTACAACAAAAGTTAAAGAGTATGAAACATATGAAGAAGCGAAGGCAGCAGCTACTCAAAGCAACCATGTTGTTTTAAAAGACAATAAGGTCGTTTATATGAAGAGTGGTATTGTTTCACCAGCTCAGATTTACCCTCATGCATCTACTCTCTATACGAGCTCAGCGTTAAGTGCAAACCATTTTAGCTTAGTTGCTGGAACGGAAACTGAATTTATCGATGCTAGCGAAACATGGGTAAAGGTAAAATATAATAATACGACGGGTTACTTTAAGATGAATCAAGCTACACTTCACCCTACAGTTACGGTGAAGGGCTATTCTTATTACAAAGCTGATAATGGGAAACTTACTCATTATACGTACAATGTGAATACGAATACTTACGGTTCCTATGAATATGGAAGCAGCGTAGGTTTGCCAAATGGTAACTACAAAAGCGCGGACGGTCATACGTTCAAGTCGGTTACTGATGGAAAAGTATATGACCAGTATCAATACTTTAATGTGATGCCTTTATACACAAAAACGAGCTATACTGCAGAACAGCTTAACGATTTTGTTATGAATAACAAACCTTCTACGGTCGGAAGCACACCTCTTGAAACATTAGGTGAAGATTTTAAGAAGGCAGAAGCAAAATATAATGTAAATGCGATGTACCTACTAGCTCATGCTATTCATGAAACTGGATGGGGAAATAGTGACCTTGCACGTAATAAAAAGAACTTGTTCGGATTAAAAGCATACGATGGTAATGCTTATGAAAATGGTGCTGAATTTCCAACGTATGAAGCAAGTATTGAAGAGTTAGTAACAGAATTTCTTTTAAAGCCAAATGAAGGGTATTTCATGGATAGCTGGAAATCTAATGGAGAAGTACTTGGCAATAAAGAACTTGGTATGAACGTACGTTACGCGTCAGATCCATACTGGGGGCAAAAGATTGCCGGCTACATGTACCGCATGGATACGTATTTCGGTAAAAAAGAACGAAATCAATTTAAGATCGCAGCAACATTAACGGACGGTGTTCGTGTACGAAGTGAAGCTACGGCATTAAAATCGAACGAACTTTACAAGGTAGCAAAAACGGGGACGCCAGTCCTTGTTCTAAATGAAGTATCTACATTAACAGGTGAAGGCACTTGGTATGATATTGCTCCTAAGAACTTAAACGGTGTAAGCAATCCGAAAGCATTTGTATACAGCCACGGTGGTTCTTATGGAACGAACATGAAGCTGTTGCCGTTAGCTAAATAA
- a CDS encoding acyltransferase → MIQYANALRALAIMAVVMIHVIASLMAVDISKTWWLANIIDSFARWSVPVFVMVSGALLLGKDEPLSVFFKKRASKIIIPFLFWTIFYELFTYRSQFDLFSVKAAIVNIYSGQAYYHLWFLYMIVGIYFVTPLFRAIAKNTSILVYFVVIWFFMTLENVVFYFTSTHLGFKLGVFWGFAGYFVLGYLLAKHELSKRMTGLVYIGGVIGMFITIFGTYYMTSTKGKLDIFWLDYLAPNTVFVSMAVFVLFKKSFKANIKWINSFAAASFGIFLIHPFFLTLYKSSLFQDLFGFALHSRTYHVLFGIPVTFIVVTLSSYIAVVILQRIPIVKNIVP, encoded by the coding sequence TTGATTCAATATGCAAATGCACTAAGAGCTTTAGCGATCATGGCCGTTGTTATGATACATGTAATCGCTAGTTTGATGGCAGTCGATATTTCAAAAACGTGGTGGCTCGCAAATATTATTGATAGTTTTGCTCGCTGGAGTGTACCGGTGTTTGTAATGGTCAGTGGTGCATTGCTGTTAGGGAAAGACGAACCCCTTTCTGTCTTCTTTAAAAAGAGAGCTTCAAAGATTATTATTCCATTTCTCTTTTGGACCATCTTCTATGAGCTTTTTACGTACCGATCGCAGTTTGATCTGTTTTCGGTAAAAGCAGCAATTGTAAACATATACAGCGGCCAAGCTTATTATCATCTCTGGTTTTTGTATATGATCGTAGGAATCTATTTTGTTACACCACTATTTCGAGCCATCGCAAAGAATACGAGCATTCTTGTTTACTTTGTGGTGATTTGGTTCTTTATGACGCTAGAAAATGTAGTTTTTTATTTTACGTCTACCCATTTAGGATTCAAGCTAGGCGTTTTCTGGGGCTTTGCAGGTTATTTCGTCCTCGGTTATCTGCTTGCCAAACATGAATTAAGTAAAAGGATGACTGGACTGGTTTACATAGGTGGGGTCATTGGAATGTTCATTACTATCTTTGGTACTTATTATATGACTTCTACAAAAGGAAAATTGGACATCTTTTGGCTAGACTACCTAGCGCCAAACACCGTGTTCGTGTCTATGGCGGTTTTCGTTCTATTTAAAAAATCTTTCAAAGCCAACATCAAATGGATTAACTCTTTTGCAGCAGCTAGCTTTGGAATCTTCCTGATCCATCCGTTCTTTTTAACCCTTTATAAGTCTAGTTTATTTCAAGATCTATTCGGCTTTGCTCTTCACAGCAGGACGTATCACGTATTATTCGGTATCCCGGTTACGTTTATTGTCGTAACCCTGTCAAGCTATATCGCTGTTGTGATCCTACAAAGGATTCCTATTGTAAAAAATATTGTTCCATAG